A stretch of DNA from Malus sylvestris chromosome 9, drMalSylv7.2, whole genome shotgun sequence:
GTTCCTTTGATAAAGTTCATTTAACTGAAACTTATTTTCAAGTCATTGTATTGTCTGGTGGAAACTCGAGCTTAATTTGCATTGTAGGTTAGAAAATAAGCTGAAACTTTGTCATTCAATTGTTAACTGCAATATTCTGGCTATCAAGTAAGTCCAGAACACCATAAGTTGTTTCAAAGGTTTTGCATGTCATCGTAGTATAAAGAATTGTTTGCATGGATTATAAGTGTTAAGTTTATCCAGGGTCGGGGGCCAGTAGCTGATTTCTCCTTCGTTGATCTTCCGGGACACTACCTGGACCTTTTCAAAATGTATGACCCTATTGGAGGCGAGCACTTCAATATCTTTGCAGCTGGTCTAAAGACAGCAGACCGTGTGGTTACTGTGAGTCATGGATATGCGTGGGAGCTTAAAACGGTTGACGGTGGTTGGGGATTGCACGGGATCATAAATGAGAATGACTGGAAATTCAGAGGCATTGTTAATGGAATTGACACAGAAGACTGGAATCCACAGTATGATGTTTTCTTGAAATCAGATGGTTACACGAACTACTCCCTGGAAACACTTAAGACTGGCAAGGCTCAGTGTAAGGCAGCCTTACAGAAGGAACTGGGTTTACCAGTCCGTGAGGATGTCCCCGTAATTGGTTTCATTGGGAGGCTGGATCACCAGAAGGGTGTTGATCTCATAGCAGAGGCAATTCCTTGGATGATGGGTCAGGATGTGCAACTAATCATGTTAGGCTCTGGCAGACCTGACCTGGAAGAGATGCTAAGGGCATTTGAACATCAACACCGAGACAAGGTCAGGGGATGGGTTGGGTTTTCTGTACAAACGGCTCACAGGATAACTGCCGGTGCAGACATTTTGCTCATGCCATCAAGATTTGAGCCGTGTGGATTGAACCAACTATACGCTATGAACTATGGGACAATTCCAGTTGTTCATGCTGTTGGTGGACTAAGAGATACCGTGCATCCTTTCAATCCGTACGAGGAGTCAGGACTTGGGTGGACATTTGACAGCGCTGAGGTCGGTAAGCTAATCCATGCATTAGGGAACTGCTTCTATACGTATCGAGACTACAAGCAGAGCTGGGAAGGAATCCAGAGACGAGGGATGATGCAAGACCTGAGCTGGGATCATGCTGCTCAGAACTATGAGGAGGTTCTTGTTGCTGCAAAGTACCAATGGTGAGCTATTGCTGCTTGACGGCCACAAGTTCTTTCTAAGTACTTCATCGATCCACCGCGGTTCTGTTAGGGAAGTAACTACGGTAGTTGTTACTGTGTAAATATTGTTCAGACTCCTCccatctctcttttttttcttctaataaatCACACAGTTGCTCGTACTCAGTCCGGCACGCGAAAGTGAAAAGAATGATAGCTGTTTCTCTTGTTTTTAATCAGTACTGCTTATTTTTGCTATTGAAAAGCTTCttctaatctaatctaaacTGCGTGAAAGGGTTTCAAACTTTGGGTTGCCGACGGAAACACTTTGTCTTTGGCAAACTTGGCTACGCCTAAATCTACAAAAGTTTTGCCTTGCGTAGCCTCGGCCATTTATCTGATCAACCATTGATGATGATTAAAACTAATATAGCATAACTCAATACATTAGGAatacaaattaaatttgtgaagaactaatgaaaagagcttgaaaactttgagttttaacaataaagacaaaataaaaagtaacctgaatagtatcaggtttgactttttagtgtaaaaatatgattttttattaaaataaacagtaccacgggcttttctttaaaactcccctaaatttattaattttgtcagtattaggtttgactttttagtgtaaaaatgtgatttttcgtaaaaataaacagtaccacaGGCTTTTCcttaaaactcccttaaatttattaattatgtcAAATCCGAATAGAAGACTATTATTAACGTTCAACCAACAAATCAATAAGAAGACTACATCCCAAGTAAACAACTCTAATTGCATTCGGAAACATCCAACTACATTAAACTGCATCTCCTCGTAAAAGACGCTTTCGATATTTGTGACTCTTTGAAAATGAAACTCCCCTGTCCCGATCAAATTGCAGACAGGAACGCGCAGAAAGCAGTCCTGCAAAACCCTTCAACAGACACCCTTCAACCGCGCATGGAGATTTGGAAGAATTCACTGGACTGCTATGTCTTATGGTTTCCATGGAATCATCCACAGTATTTCCTGGTGTACTCTCCTCCCAGTTTGCTGGTATGTAAGACATTGGCCGACTTTTCTTAGTGCTTAATGCAGGATTCCAGTCTGTACAGTATGGGAAGAGGGCGGGCGAGGGCACCACTTCTTCCATGTGAAGGTCCTCCCCAGGTAACTTCCTTTTCAAACCAGGTAAAATCTTCAAGCCTGCACCACAATATTATTAGGACGGAAGCTGGGGGATACGTTACGCCAATACAAGCCTGGCATTAGTTAAGGTAGTGAATACTGGGACTGCGCTTGGAAGTATAGTTACATACCAGGAAGAGGGTCATCATATGTACATGACCACGATTCTGCATCACCACAGTTACAGTTGAAGCTAGAGTTATTGTTAGATCCGGAAACCCTGCACGACAAAAGTCTGTTCAATTATACATTTACGTAGACCTATCATTATGAGTATTTACAGCCTCACATTTCATGAGCTATCATTACGAGGGTATAGAGATCAAACCTGTACATATGTTCAACAAAGTCATCTATTAAAACAGGCCAAGCTCCTGCAAAAATGATTAAAGCAATGATCATTCAGATAGGAGTCTCATATCTGATGGACTCTAAGGGAAATTTGAACTTATCGTTATGGGCTTAGATAGAAGGGAGTAAGCATCAACACAAAACTAATGATATATACCTTCAGGATCATACCCTTCCAGATTTTCATGCACACAGCGGCTAAAAGCTAAAACTTGCCGCCAGGTATCTTCAGAGATGTTATGCCGCTGATTTTTCTAAGAGGAATTCCAAAGATTAGTTGCCTTGAAATAGAGAAAAACTTTATGCAcatgaactaaaaaaaatacattctcatatttcatataattttgcACTTACGTGCAGAATTCTTGGTTCTAGCCACTACAGTGTTGACACTTTGGCTTCTGTCTATACATAACTTTATATGACAACCAACTACATGACATATAAAAATGAATTCTTGGTTCTAGACTTCTAATCATGGTCACCATTAGCAAACCAAACATAGTTCTACACAATAACTGTTTCAACAAAACATACTAGCAAGCACTGAGTTGGGGTAATCTTACCTCAACAAAATCACACCATTGATTCAGCAACCGAAACCTCCCAGCTAGGACTACTCTCCATGCATTAACCGCCTTATTTACAGCTGCAAATGAatcaagaaaacaagaaagacaAAGGAGGGTGTTACATTGCAGGAATGAACAAAAAAGGTTAAGAACTATTGTGGATTGAATAAAATAAGAGAGCTTACTGATATTCTTCTGACCGTTTTCACGGCAcatgaagaaaacaaaatcataGAAACGTGAGAATTCAGAAAAGTCTACCTGCATAGGGAGGTTATTTCTTTTGTTAGGAACTCATTGAGTCATAGTGGAACCAAACATCACACATTAGTTAACAAGAATCTACTTTAAAAACTTCGACAAATAAATCTTACCATCGAATCCAACCGCAACATTAGCTTGAAAACTTCATCAAAAATTGATATCCTGTCAAAGCGGACAGTCTACTACTCAATAAACTGATATAGAAAAGGGGAAACAAAATGCTTAAAGGCTAAAATTATAGCATGATGCAGGATGACCTCATCCTAAGGGCACTCCAAATTATGTTTTGTCCCATAACTCTAGCTTCCATATAAAGATATATACCTAGCGTGCAGTTTTGATTCCACCAGATATAAGAGCTGAGTTAATGCCTCCCTTGAATATTTAGCCATCTGTGAATCATCATTTTCTCTGTATCCTTCACCGTGACCGTATCCATTTCCCGTCCTGATATCTGCAATTTAACAGTCAGAATTCGTACTCTAGACTCATcaataataaaaattgaaatttacatAATGACTGGTTATACTTTACACAGAACTGGAGACTAAAATAACTCCGTAGCTCATAAAATCGAAAACTGCAAATTCAGAAAATACCCATGAAACGGAAGCTACCTGAGACCAGAAATGCATTTGCTTTATTTCCTAAGATAGTTAACGATAATTGAAAACTCTTTTAGTGGTTCACAAACAAATGCAGTTAGTTAGCAAGAAAGATACAGCCTTTGCACCATAACTACCACAAAGCTGCAGTATTTTCACACAATGGAACCTCAAACATGTAAATTTCACGTATTAAATCAGCTCACTGCATGTCTTCTCCAcactttctcggcaaccaaacagaaaataattTACAACCCAACTTTAGTAAGGAAAATCCCACAAAAGCAAagtatttattttcaaattttctcgcACCAAATTGAAAACTTTCAAAACCCCATTAGAAAGAAGTTAAAGGTTCAACAAATCATCGGCTTTCTACCCCAAAAATACCAtaaattcaaatttcacagCCAATGAACAACCATGAGAGAAAGAATTAAAGCTTTATACGAATTGGGAGAATATAATTAGCGAAACGACAATAGgagaaattcaaaaaaaaaaaaaaaaaaaaaagccggaGTAAAATAATTACCGCAGAATCGGCGATAAATCTCAAAGATGTCGAATCGAGTGGACCCGGACGGATCCATCAAGCTCTGGGGAGCTTAGGGTTTTCAGGAAGGAGGAGGTGTGTGGCTTTGGCGTCCACCACAAGCTACCGAagctctttctctttcttctctggTTTTTCTCCCCTCTTCCAGTTGGGTGTGTTGATCGATGTGTCAGgctgagtgagagagagagagagagagagagaggatgttGTGAACCGGATCTTTAATGTTGAGTGTGGGTCGGGTATTTCAGGTTTACCAGTCTCAGCCCAGTCCGTTGGGCGGGATTTATATTTGTGGCATCAGAAATTCATGGCTCATTtcgaaagataaaaaaaataaagaaatatagGAGTATAAGAGTCCAAAGTGCGAAAATTCGGTTGGTTATAGTAGTGTGTTTCTCTTCTGCACTTAAGTTCAACTCCTCGATGTAGAGTTTAGATTAAAATAATTTGAATACCACTTGAATAAAAAATTCCTCATAGCAATTCTTCTATGCcggaataagaaaaaaaaaatctttaattGTAAACAATCGAACAAGGATTTATTTTGCAAATTATTGAATAACTTAACTAAATTCATATGAGAAGAGGAATTCGAACTGAGGCGTAAAGTGGACATCACGTAATTAATTATAACCAATTTGCTCTAACAATGCGAGTTTGAATTGATTATTATTAACTTATTAAGGCCTTTATTTTTTAGATATTTTTAGCAATCTTGATTTAAATTCAAATACATTAATTTTTAAATGTTAGCTTctttccttatatttttttcaaaatttgttttaaaaaaataggGAAATTGTTACCTTATAATTCACATGACCAAAATAAACTATTTTCTCTAGGGTTTGGGAAGCTTGCCCTAGTTCTTGAAGAATTAGGTTTAATTTTTACCGCAGCCTTTATATTATAAATCTAAATCCCTAAATCTCGGTCTTTTTGTTAAGCAAAACGAGATCAATCTCTCTAATCCTTGAAGCTTCAAGGACGACACAAACAATGTCTTCCCAATCGCAATCTGCAGGCTCTTCCTCCGACCAACCACCGAATACTACTACTCAACCGACAACGTCCTCCACACTACACGCACGCGACGTCGACTCCGACGATACGTCCATTGTACTAGCCCTACCAGCTACCCCAGCGATGGCAGAAGTCGAAGCAGCATCCCAAACGTACAGTTTCCTCGCCTCTTATTTTTATCCAAATCCCCCGCCTGCCGCTGCCTTTGCGGCCATGGCGGGCCTGGCGTTGGTGACGGCCTTGGCTGGGGCCACCCAGGAGTCGATAGAAGCCTTGCCGAAGGTGACGGTGACGGAGGAAACAACGGCGGAGTGCAGTATCTGTTTGAAGGAGTTGGAGGTTGGGGAGGAAGCCAAGGAGATGCCATGTAACCATAGGTTTCATCCGGTTTGCATTGTTAGCTGGCTCGAGAGGCGTCCTTCCTGCCCGCTTTGCCGGTTTTCGATGCCTACGAGGGCGGAGGCGGCCGCACAAGGGCGAGGACATCAAACCACCGGGGTGAATTCGATTGAAATGGTTGATTAGGGTTCAGTGAGTGCTAGAGACTCACggaagaataataataatagtagtaataataataataataatatagtgtcgttgttttttattgaaaattgtTGTGTTATTAGTTTAAAATAGGTATTAGATAATTGTTTGTTCTTATATATATGAGTAATATATATGACATTTAATctctttttattcttcttctcgTACGAATATATATTACAtattaatatgtataaaccccgtTAGTCGAGGGATTTCTCAAATAAACTTTGTGCTTGTTTcactttaatggatttataaattcatgaatttttatgaagtttaattgatttgtagaaatttcatataaaattttgattcaattcctttgaaatctcatgggaagaggtgagatttgtggatacttAAAATAATCTccccaattccctctaattcctcaactttctcaaattctaaaatcaatttctaattgaatacacatgaAATGCTATAATCTTCTTTAAAAccttaattgaatacatctggatttctaaggattttaataaactatcttaaaattctaattgaacttaaaatcctaattgaatacactagattcattaaagaaattaaaatctctcaaaatcccaattgaatacccACCTAAGTTTTGAGCGTTGGAAGAATTCCATCTTCTGGGCCCCTTCgcaaaagaaccaaagaaagcaagaaagaaaatcTCTTCACTATTTTCCTACAGAGTCTGGGAGAGGGACTCGTCCTTCACGAAGCAGGAAATAGCATGCCTTCTATGACAGGCTCGACTCTAGAGTATCCCTCTAGCGCCCCTTAATATATCTGTATTCCTCTGCAACCTCAACAAGTAAGCAAGCAAATTAATCACAGCGTCTAGCAATTCAGAAGATTATTACTCGAAGACAACAACGATGTCCCAAGAATCCAGCAACGCTTCTGTAGCGGTGGCGGCATCGATAGGATCATTCATGGAGGAAGCATGGATGACGAAGCCTTTTCTGTCGGACGAGTGGCGGTGCTGCAGTATTTGCTTGGAATGCTTGAACAGTGAAGAAGCCGATAAGGAGGTAACATTGCCTTGTAAGCATAAGTTTCACTCGGCTTGTATTCAAACCTGGCTCGCCAAGCGCGATATATGTCCGCTCTGCGGGATCAATGTTAAGCCTGCCGTGCAGCTCTGCAGGATCAATGTTAAGCTTGACGTGCCGGCAATGATGGAAGAAAACGATGAGATCAACGTGTGGGTGAATATGATCACCAATATGGCTCAACTATGGCACTTTGATAGTCTTTGAAGATGTTACTGTTTTATGTCAACTTTTTCTTATTCATCATATGTAGCTTCCTATTGACATCTTACTTTAATTAGTTTGTATTTTATGAGAGCGAGGCTTGACGCAATAAAAAGGTTGTTTCTTTGTGAACAAAAGATCACGGGTTTGAGTCGTGAAAACAGTCActttacaaagcaaagataaagatGCGTACAATAAACATTCCTCCCTCAACTCTCGCAAAGCGAAAATTCTTGTTGGCTTGGGTAGTCCTTTTATTTTATCTGTTTGTTAATAcatttatttgattcaaaaacaacaacaaagctttgtcccactaagtgaggtcgGCCATATGAATTTTAAAACGCCATTGCGTCTGGTTTTGCTCCAAGTATACGTTGATTTAATTcataaatacattttttttcttttaaaaatttgaATAAGAAATAATCGACTCAAAAGACTAGGCAACAATTTTTGCAAGCAaaatgaacaagaaaaaaaGTCTTGATTTTATTCATTGGTCTTTAATCTATGTTTACAACAAACAGTATTACCCCTAAGGCTGAGAGAACTCGTACAACAGTTTGAGTGGAGTGATTTTCATTCCCTTTTTTCTCTCCTACACTCCTCTCTTTTTTGCAACAGAATCAAGAGACGGGGAGTACGTAAATAACTCTGCCATCACCAGTAATTTCCACAAGAGCAACTCCCATCCTTGAAATGGTGGAATCTGCTGGCGTCCCTCACTATGATTTCCCTTCCCGTAACCCTCGCAATTAACTTAACTGCAGAATGGCAGTCTCCGCAAATGCGGTGACTCTGCACAATTTGCAGTGGTGTCCCATCCGAAGTATTGATCAGACCATAAGCGATGGCCAGTTTCTCGCTGTGGTAAAATGACGTCTGCTCATGTTCATCGACATCAGGAAGTAGATACTTCTCCTCAGGGGTGTAACCGTGTTCTGTAATCTTGCTTATCAAGTCATCCACTTTCTGGTAGATCTCTCTTGTTTTGGCGTGGCTTTTTTCTCCAGAACGAAAAATATGCACCTGCTTTTTAATTTCGATCCAAGTGCATGCCGGAAGCATTCTCAAACCTTTCCGTCTTAGAGTCTGAACGACACCAGCAGCCTCCCTCAACTTCCCAGAACTGTTGTATATATTTAAGAGCACAATATAATTACTTAGCTTATCAGGTTCCATCCCATAAAGTTTTTCTGCTGCAAATTTTCCGAGCTCTAAATTCTCATGGACTCGACAAGCTGTTAGCAGGGCAGCCCACATATTTGCCGTAGGATCAAAGGGAGCGTCTATTATTAGTGCATAAGCTTCATCCAAAAGCCCCTCTCGACCTAGCAATTCAATCATACAAGCATAATGCATCGCCCGGGGCTTGATCTTGTGATCCCTGCTCATTGATTCAAAAATCTCCCATCCACGTTCTGATAAACCAGAATGACTGCAAGCAGACAATACAGCAAGAAATGTAACATGATTAGGTACCATTCCTTCCCGAAGCATCTTCTCAAACATCTCAACAGCCTCATCGCCCCGGCCATGATTACCATACCCAGCAATTAAAGCATTCCAAGATATTACGTTCTTGAGAGGCATCTGGTCAAAAACATGACGAGCGTCTTCTATTCTTCCCCATTTGCTATAGAAGTCAACGAGTGATGTGTTGGCCACTATATCTAACCCAAAACCATGACGAACTAGACCTGCATGAGCTTGCTTAGCATGTTCCGGTGAAGCCAACCTTGCACAGATTCTTATGATCATGGAAAATGTGAAATGGTCCATCTTAACACCGGAATCACGCATGTCATAGTACATACCCAGAGCTTCCTCACTGTAACCATGAAGTGCATAACCTGCAATGATGGTATTCCATCCTACCGTCGTCTTCCGTGGCATCTCATCAAAAACCCACTGAGCATCTTCGATACTCCCACACTTGCTGTACATATCGATCAACGCACAAGACACGAATATATCAGCACCTAGCCCCATCTTCAAACAACAAGAATGAAACTGTTTTCCAGCAAAAATGAGTCCGAACCCAGCCGATGCCCGAATCATGGTGGCAAAAGTCCGTGACCCAGCATCAGAAAACTCCTGCCACATAATTAGAAACAACCGGAAGGCCTCCATGAAATTCCCCGAATCCACAAGGCCCCCGATTATCGTGTTCCAAGAAACCTGGTTTCTCACAGGCATTTCATCGAAAAGCCTACGTGCATCAATCATCATCCCACATTTCACATGCATAAGCAGCACCCTGTTCCTCATATACTGATCCAACTCAAACCCATTACTAATCATGTAATTAGAAACCCTCTTAACCCCCCTAAtcgatttcaaaataatacaagcGCTCACCAACGCGTCATAAGTACTACCCGCCAATTCATACCCGCCTTCAAACTCCAAAATCTCAAACAATTCAAGTGCTTCTCGGTACCGATTACACAAAACCAGCTTCTCGATCTGACTACACAGCCCAGTATTGCGTTTAACGATCTGGGTATCTTCCAAAGGCGCTCCCTTGGGCTCATCGACCTCGATTTTCGACGGCACGGGCTTCGGGCGCGACTTCAGCTCCTGCTCCACTGAGGAACACCTGATATGCGGCAATGGGTTCCTCCATTTTCGTCGATTGAACTGGAAACAGTACCCAGAAAACAGAGATAACGATCTCCGCCTTAAGAACTTAGGATCCGAGAACGAAAAATGGAAGCTGGATCCGCTCTGGATCTGATCCAACGCCAAGTTTTGATACCGCAACACCGGGATCTCCATGATTTGGAAAATGGAGCTCACTCAGTGAATCAGAAATGGAGCTGATGAAGAAAGATGGTACCTTTGAAACGGAACACCGGAGTCTCCGTTCAGTGAAACAACGACGTTACGGTTGCGAAGAGAGGAATGGTGCCGTTTCAGGGTGGAAAGGTGGAGAGTGATGGGGACGGAGGGATCGGTGGTGTAGGAGAGAGGATCAGCATTGGGAATTCCGCCGAGAAGAGTCAGATGCGGGTAGTTCGAAGTTGCTCACCTTCCAACCGAAAGCTTCTATACTTCTGTGCAAGCTTTGAAGGTGGAAAGtagggaaagggatcctctccgtaCCAAAGCTCAGCAATTAAATGATTCGGACCTTTACAATTGATAACGGTTAAAAGCAAAAAAGtttgtaaaaaatttaaaagttataataattttgaatcgtaagattaaatttcaaagattCGGATCATTTGATCCCTCAGCTCCGCATGCATAGATAtggagaggatctctttccgaAAAGTAGAAAGTAAACGAAAACAATGCGTTTTTGGGGTCAAA
This window harbors:
- the LOC126583719 gene encoding defective in cullin neddylation protein AAR3-like, encoding MDPSGSTRFDIFEIYRRFCDIRTGNGYGHGEGYRENDDSQMAKYSREALTQLLYLVESKLHARISIFDEVFKLMLRLDSMVDFSEFSRFYDFVFFMCRENGQKNITVNKAVNAWRVVLAGRFRLLNQWCDFVEKNQRHNISEDTWRQVLAFSRCVHENLEGYDPEGAWPVLIDDFVEHMYRVSGSNNNSSFNCNCGDAESWSCTYDDPLPGLKILPGLKRKLPGEDLHMEEVVPSPALFPYCTDWNPALSTKKSRPMSYIPANWEESTPGNTVDDSMETIRHSSPVNSSKSPCAVEGCLLKGFAGLLSARSCLQFDRDRGVSFSKSHKYRKRLLRGDAV
- the LOC126583721 gene encoding pentatricopeptide repeat-containing protein At5g50390, chloroplastic-like, whose protein sequence is MEIPVLRYQNLALDQIQSGSSFHFSFSDPKFLRRRSLSLFSGYCFQFNRRKWRNPLPHIRCSSVEQELKSRPKPVPSKIEVDEPKGAPLEDTQIVKRNTGLCSQIEKLVLCNRYREALELFEILEFEGGYELAGSTYDALVSACIILKSIRGVKRVSNYMISNGFELDQYMRNRVLLMHVKCGMMIDARRLFDEMPVRNQVSWNTIIGGLVDSGNFMEAFRLFLIMWQEFSDAGSRTFATMIRASAGFGLIFAGKQFHSCCLKMGLGADIFVSCALIDMYSKCGSIEDAQWVFDEMPRKTTVGWNTIIAGYALHGYSEEALGMYYDMRDSGVKMDHFTFSMIIRICARLASPEHAKQAHAGLVRHGFGLDIVANTSLVDFYSKWGRIEDARHVFDQMPLKNVISWNALIAGYGNHGRGDEAVEMFEKMLREGMVPNHVTFLAVLSACSHSGLSERGWEIFESMSRDHKIKPRAMHYACMIELLGREGLLDEAYALIIDAPFDPTANMWAALLTACRVHENLELGKFAAEKLYGMEPDKLSNYIVLLNIYNSSGKLREAAGVVQTLRRKGLRMLPACTWIEIKKQVHIFRSGEKSHAKTREIYQKVDDLISKITEHGYTPEEKYLLPDVDEHEQTSFYHSEKLAIAYGLINTSDGTPLQIVQSHRICGDCHSAVKLIARVTGREIIVRDASRFHHFKDGSCSCGNYW
- the LOC126583720 gene encoding E3 ubiquitin-protein ligase RING1-like; its protein translation is MSSQSQSAGSSSDQPPNTTTQPTTSSTLHARDVDSDDTSIVLALPATPAMAEVEAASQTYSFLASYFYPNPPPAAAFAAMAGLALVTALAGATQESIEALPKVTVTEETTAECSICLKELEVGEEAKEMPCNHRFHPVCIVSWLERRPSCPLCRFSMPTRAEAAAQGRGHQTTGVNSIEMVD
- the LOC126582522 gene encoding uncharacterized protein LOC126582522 — its product is MSQESSNASVAVAASIGSFMEEAWMTKPFLSDEWRCCSICLECLNSEEADKEVTLPCKHKFHSACIQTWLAKRDICPLCGINVKPAVQLCRINVKLDVPAMMEENDEINVWVNMITNMAQLWHFDSL